In the Enterococcus saigonensis genome, one interval contains:
- a CDS encoding helix-turn-helix domain-containing protein codes for MTIGNRIKIERKNKNISQQQLADHLNISRQAVSRWENNISLPDLNTIVLIAKYFDIKLDNFTNEVIEDDSATEIKEDGVQGAKEKFEVDAEKKDVKDIAIKEATPYILVLTSIITMVFLLPSKVKVPILFFGLLFIIFFVSCLLIYYIIKNYLSRE; via the coding sequence TTGACAATTGGGAATCGAATAAAAATTGAAAGAAAGAATAAAAATATTTCTCAGCAGCAGTTGGCAGATCATCTAAATATCTCAAGACAAGCTGTTTCGAGATGGGAGAACAACATCTCTTTACCAGATTTGAATACCATAGTCTTAATTGCTAAGTATTTTGATATAAAACTAGATAACTTTACGAACGAAGTTATCGAAGATGATAGTGCTACGGAGATAAAAGAAGATGGAGTACAGGGAGCTAAAGAAAAATTTGAAGTAGATGCAGAAAAGAAAGATGTTAAAGATATAGCAATTAAAGAAGCGACACCATATATCCTTGTTCTTACATCTATCATAACAATGGTTTTCTTGTTGCCATCTAAGGTTAAAGTTCCAATACTATTTTTTGGTTTACTGTTTATCATATTCTTTGTTTCATGTCTGCTTATTTACTATATAATAAAGAATTACTTATCTCGAGAATGA
- a CDS encoding replication initiation factor domain-containing protein, with the protein MTKSTQNVLGKVDWFQAVLHQVSYQTVFQDLLKISLESVSIQAGSLKHEEYDIVYTCGFLKYYTYHQPEKAKERGTLVLSGQACTTYEWILLSYNPKANVFQELATRFYEYASQTAFTFEIKRLDLALDDYNEVPYFTVDQIHNKVKRKQFLSKGRSYQLHDSESNAKQRAKTVSIGVRGSACMFRAYDKAKEMAKDFDGVKQEEILARAPQIRLEVETRNDVAESLFRTIAFLPQDQCIANLIRGFLQTELTFYTDGSLKQVCRWWQDYLKPSLVPTITRQYQVSSFDRSLNWYEYGGPMALTQALFFLHHEGVGIDPSLLEIRPNYEWTPELSDRMIQYVSEQQRPDLIPLIQERTKKASVTSQ; encoded by the coding sequence ATGACCAAAAGTACCCAGAATGTGCTAGGAAAAGTAGATTGGTTTCAAGCCGTCTTGCATCAAGTCAGTTATCAGACGGTCTTTCAAGACTTGTTAAAAATCAGTTTAGAATCCGTTTCGATTCAAGCCGGCAGTTTAAAACATGAAGAATACGATATTGTGTACACCTGTGGCTTTCTCAAATACTACACCTATCACCAGCCAGAAAAGGCCAAAGAACGCGGAACCCTTGTCTTAAGCGGACAAGCTTGTACCACCTATGAATGGATTTTGCTTTCGTATAACCCCAAGGCGAATGTCTTTCAAGAACTCGCCACCCGCTTTTACGAGTATGCCAGCCAAACCGCCTTCACTTTTGAAATCAAGCGTCTAGATTTAGCCTTGGATGATTACAACGAAGTCCCTTATTTCACAGTGGATCAGATTCACAATAAAGTGAAGCGAAAACAGTTCCTTTCAAAAGGGCGAAGCTATCAACTCCATGACAGCGAGTCTAATGCCAAACAACGGGCAAAAACGGTTAGTATCGGCGTTCGAGGATCGGCTTGTATGTTTCGGGCTTACGACAAAGCCAAAGAAATGGCCAAAGATTTTGATGGAGTGAAACAAGAGGAAATTCTGGCTCGGGCTCCCCAAATTCGTTTGGAAGTCGAGACACGAAATGACGTGGCAGAAAGCCTCTTTCGAACGATTGCCTTTTTACCGCAAGATCAATGTATCGCAAACTTAATTCGAGGATTTCTACAAACGGAACTTACCTTTTACACGGACGGCTCCTTAAAGCAGGTCTGTCGTTGGTGGCAAGACTACCTAAAACCAAGTCTGGTTCCTACTATCACTCGGCAGTATCAAGTGAGTAGCTTTGACCGTTCCTTGAACTGGTATGAATATGGTGGACCCATGGCATTAACTCAGGCACTCTTTTTCTTGCATCATGAGGGTGTCGGGATTGATCCAAGTTTGTTAGAGATTCGCCCCAATTATGAATGGACACCCGAACTTTCTGACCGCATGATTCAATACGTCAGTGAACAACAACGTCCCGATTTAATTCCGCTTATTCAAGAACGCACCAAAAAAGCGTCCGTCACTTCCCAATAA
- a CDS encoding DNA-binding protein — MSVLAQALLDWQKDQTNQFFALLETRLEETQTQQDIVKQKYCAAHFDVSVNTLKEWVLQGCPEIRLDSGMVLYSIQALRRWLLTYQN, encoded by the coding sequence ATGTCGGTATTGGCACAAGCGCTCCTGGATTGGCAAAAAGATCAGACCAATCAATTCTTTGCCCTGTTAGAAACCCGCTTGGAAGAAACACAAACCCAACAGGATATCGTCAAACAAAAATATTGTGCGGCGCATTTTGATGTGAGTGTTAATACATTGAAAGAATGGGTTCTTCAGGGCTGTCCAGAAATTCGATTGGACTCAGGTATGGTTTTATACAGCATTCAGGCGTTGAGAAGATGGTTATTAACCTATCAAAACTAA
- a CDS encoding helix-turn-helix domain-containing protein, with protein MIENFGGNVARLRKEMGLSQTELAEKIGVQKQTISNIERGIRYPTFESLEKFATVFHATPIQLFGSPKEIAVSETTVILDRIDEYDQKVQNLFTLAKILNSHTVKEIDEVAEKLAFIERFFTPQMRLDEDGNPILDRHGKPEMKPVFFDNLPFEEIEKTAKDLAFIQEAQQNK; from the coding sequence ATGATAGAAAACTTTGGCGGCAATGTCGCTCGTTTACGAAAAGAAATGGGACTTTCCCAAACGGAATTAGCAGAAAAGATTGGTGTACAAAAACAAACCATCTCCAATATAGAACGGGGAATTCGCTACCCGACCTTTGAGAGCTTAGAAAAATTTGCGACGGTCTTTCATGCGACACCGATTCAACTCTTTGGTTCACCAAAAGAGATTGCGGTCTCTGAAACAACGGTTATTCTTGATCGCATCGACGAGTACGATCAAAAAGTTCAAAACTTGTTTACTTTGGCAAAAATTTTGAATAGCCATACAGTGAAAGAGATAGACGAGGTAGCAGAAAAGCTAGCCTTTATTGAACGTTTCTTTACCCCACAAATGCGTTTGGATGAAGACGGAAATCCGATTTTGGATCGTCATGGGAAGCCGGAGATGAAGCCAGTCTTCTTTGACAATTTACCGTTTGAAGAAATCGAGAAAACCGCAAAAGACTTAGCTTTCATTCAAGAAGCGCAACAGAACAAGTAA
- a CDS encoding site-specific integrase: protein MANFDQYEKKNGDKAWKFQAYLGTDKVTGKPIKTTRRNFKTKKEAQLALAKLQVDFEQKGLEKDGNETFQQVYDLWLDTYKTTVKEVTFMKTEIKFRKWILPKYGDLRVNKVTVRMAQEIINQWAKETDQYRILHSTAKRVFEYAINLGIITNNPLSHIMMPKREKRTTTEKVKAYTKEEVKKISEYLQSKSGTYRSEYDKTLMRFLFYTGCRISEALALNWNDINFDEKTVTINKTLSQTKHGYKVSSPKTDTSTATISVDDVTLSFLKKWQLNQKEFMLHIGLTNPEMIFCGIYKQIVTHHAIYVRLQTITEKAGVPFLGIHVTRHTHASLLLDAGASLKDVQDRLRHASIKITMDTYGHLSKETKVQTVDKFVQHLNA from the coding sequence ATGGCTAATTTTGATCAATATGAAAAAAAGAATGGTGATAAAGCATGGAAGTTCCAAGCTTATCTAGGAACTGACAAAGTAACAGGTAAACCAATTAAAACCACTCGAAGAAATTTTAAAACAAAAAAAGAAGCCCAACTTGCTTTAGCTAAATTGCAAGTGGACTTTGAACAAAAAGGTCTCGAAAAAGATGGAAATGAGACTTTTCAACAAGTTTATGATTTGTGGCTGGACACTTATAAAACTACTGTAAAAGAAGTAACGTTCATGAAAACCGAAATTAAGTTTCGAAAATGGATTCTACCAAAATATGGTGACCTAAGAGTGAATAAAGTGACTGTACGGATGGCACAAGAAATCATTAATCAATGGGCAAAAGAAACGGATCAGTACCGAATACTGCATTCAACTGCAAAAAGAGTATTTGAATATGCGATAAATCTTGGCATTATAACAAACAATCCATTGTCACATATTATGATGCCAAAACGTGAAAAGCGAACAACCACAGAAAAGGTTAAAGCCTACACCAAGGAAGAAGTAAAAAAAATTTCTGAGTATCTTCAGTCAAAGAGTGGAACATATCGTTCTGAATATGATAAGACACTTATGCGATTCCTATTTTACACAGGTTGTCGAATCAGCGAGGCTCTTGCATTAAACTGGAATGACATCAACTTCGATGAAAAAACAGTTACTATCAACAAAACTCTCAGTCAAACAAAACACGGCTATAAGGTCTCTTCACCGAAAACAGATACCAGCACAGCCACAATATCAGTTGATGATGTTACCTTATCTTTCCTAAAAAAATGGCAATTAAATCAAAAAGAATTTATGTTGCACATTGGATTAACCAATCCTGAAATGATTTTTTGCGGTATTTATAAACAAATCGTAACTCATCATGCTATCTATGTACGGTTACAAACAATTACCGAAAAAGCTGGAGTTCCCTTTCTAGGTATCCATGTGACAAGGCATACACATGCTAGCCTTCTTCTAGACGCTGGTGCATCATTAAAGGACGTACAAGATCGACTAAGACATGCTTCAATCAAAATTACAATGGATACTTATGGTCATCTAAGTAAAGAGACAAAAGTCCAAACTGTTGATAAATTTGTTCAACATCTTAATGCTTGA
- a CDS encoding DUF1292 domain-containing protein, with product MTEHNHDHNHDHEGHEHITLVDDQGNETLYEILLTIDGQEEFNRNYVLLYPAGASEDEDVELQAYAYIENEDGTEGELEQIETEAEWDMIEEVFNTFMSEEEE from the coding sequence ATGACTGAACATAATCACGACCACAACCATGATCATGAAGGACACGAACACATTACGTTAGTAGACGATCAAGGTAACGAAACGCTTTACGAAATTTTATTAACAATTGATGGACAAGAAGAATTCAATCGCAATTACGTTTTATTGTACCCAGCAGGTGCATCAGAAGACGAAGACGTTGAATTACAAGCCTATGCATACATCGAAAACGAAGATGGTACAGAAGGCGAATTGGAACAAATCGAAACTGAAGCTGAATGGGACATGATTGAAGAAGTCTTCAATACATTCATGAGTGAAGAAGAAGAATAA
- the ruvX gene encoding Holliday junction resolvase RuvX has protein sequence MRIMGLDVGSKTVGVAVSDLLGWTAQGVEIIRIDEANGEFGFDRIKELVTQYEVTQFVVGLPKNMNNTIGPRAEASQAYGEKLEELFHLPVFYQDERLTTVQAERMLVEQANTSRAKRKKVIDKLAAVMILQNYLDRSDIKSPL, from the coding sequence ATGCGGATCATGGGATTAGATGTCGGTTCAAAAACTGTTGGCGTTGCAGTCAGTGATTTATTGGGCTGGACAGCACAAGGTGTGGAAATTATCCGTATTGATGAAGCCAATGGTGAATTTGGATTTGATCGTATTAAAGAACTGGTAACCCAATATGAAGTAACACAATTTGTTGTGGGTTTACCAAAGAATATGAACAATACCATTGGTCCACGGGCTGAGGCATCACAAGCTTATGGTGAAAAATTAGAAGAGTTATTTCACTTGCCCGTTTTTTATCAAGATGAACGCTTAACCACGGTTCAAGCAGAGCGAATGCTCGTAGAACAAGCGAATACGTCACGGGCAAAACGGAAAAAGGTTATCGATAAGTTAGCCGCCGTGATGATTTTACAAAATTATTTAGATCGCAGCGATATAAAGTCGCCTTTGTAG
- a CDS encoding IreB family regulatory phosphoprotein — translation MGFTDETVRFDFDDSRKKEVSETLAIVYRALEEKGYNPINQIVGYLLSGDPAYIPRYRDARNLIRRHERDEILEVLIRYYLGNHGISL, via the coding sequence GTGGGTTTTACAGATGAAACAGTACGTTTTGATTTTGACGATAGTCGCAAAAAAGAAGTAAGTGAAACGTTGGCCATTGTTTATCGCGCTTTGGAAGAAAAAGGTTACAATCCTATCAACCAAATCGTAGGTTATTTACTTTCCGGCGACCCAGCCTATATACCTCGTTATCGTGATGCCCGTAATTTAATCCGTCGTCATGAAAGAGACGAGATTTTAGAGGTCTTAATTCGGTATTACCTTGGCAATCATGGGATTAGCCTGTAA
- a CDS encoding TIGR03943 family putative permease subunit: protein MIRFLILAGYFELMMYLQVTGKLNQFINVHYSYLAVLSMILSFILAMVQLVLWVKADGKNDENHTHSHEEMAHEHGLKKRHQRIIAYILLVLPVIVGTFFPVVSLDTTIVQAKGFQFPISKESVGDPQMQTQYLQPNTSMYYNKTEYQKQMDKLMKKYDESKILAVTEENYLEIMELIYNYPSEFIGRKISFDGFIYHAKQDQKEDDFVFRFGIIHCVADSGVFGLRIHLPTGTSFKNDQWVHIEGVIQSNFYQPLKRELPVVQTTKTSTIKAPKNQYVYRSF, encoded by the coding sequence ATGATTCGCTTTTTAATTTTAGCTGGTTATTTCGAGTTGATGATGTATTTGCAAGTTACGGGAAAACTTAATCAGTTTATTAATGTTCACTATAGTTATCTGGCAGTTTTATCTATGATTTTATCTTTTATCTTGGCAATGGTACAACTTGTATTATGGGTAAAAGCTGATGGTAAAAATGACGAAAATCATACCCATAGCCACGAAGAAATGGCACACGAGCATGGTCTTAAAAAAAGACATCAACGCATAATTGCGTATATTTTATTAGTACTACCGGTTATTGTAGGGACTTTTTTTCCAGTGGTCAGTTTGGATACTACGATTGTTCAGGCCAAAGGTTTTCAATTTCCGATTAGCAAAGAATCGGTAGGAGATCCGCAAATGCAAACTCAATATTTACAACCAAATACTAGCATGTACTACAATAAAACCGAATACCAAAAGCAAATGGATAAATTAATGAAAAAATATGACGAGTCAAAAATTTTAGCTGTTACTGAGGAAAATTACTTAGAAATAATGGAATTAATTTATAATTATCCAAGTGAATTTATTGGGCGTAAAATTAGTTTTGATGGCTTTATTTATCACGCTAAACAAGATCAAAAAGAAGATGATTTTGTTTTCCGCTTTGGAATTATTCACTGTGTTGCCGATTCTGGGGTTTTTGGTTTACGAATCCATTTACCGACAGGAACTAGTTTTAAAAATGATCAATGGGTGCATATTGAAGGGGTTATTCAAAGTAATTTTTATCAACCTTTAAAACGGGAGCTGCCAGTGGTACAGACTACAAAGACAAGTACGATTAAAGCACCTAAAAATCAATACGTTTATCGCTCATTTTAG
- a CDS encoding permease, with protein sequence MFNHLPDSVLQMSMIFLSIVIEALPFVLLGCIISGALYVFLTPERVQKLLPQNKFASIAVGCGLGFFFPSCECGIVPIVNQFVKKGVPNHTAFAFMLTAPIINPIVIFSTFIAFGNSMQYAFLRVVGSLIVAMVIGIWLAYFNQQPIIKDATLQQAVTNVNKGGHHHHHEDASNSMRKKSFVQQLGHVLEHSVDEFFDTGRYLMIGGLIAAAMQTYLPTGVMLTLGSNKVLAVFVMLFLALAMSLCSEADAFIGSSLLSLFGTGPVVGFLVFGPMVDIKNLLMMNRYFSTRFIANFVAIIVVCVTGYALVVSL encoded by the coding sequence ATGTTTAATCATTTACCTGATTCGGTTTTACAGATGAGTATGATTTTTTTATCTATTGTAATTGAAGCATTGCCCTTTGTTTTATTAGGATGCATTATTTCTGGGGCACTGTATGTTTTTTTAACACCAGAAAGAGTCCAAAAATTATTGCCCCAAAATAAATTCGCCTCGATTGCAGTTGGCTGTGGTTTAGGCTTTTTCTTTCCTTCTTGTGAATGTGGGATAGTACCAATTGTCAATCAATTTGTCAAAAAAGGAGTCCCTAATCACACTGCTTTTGCCTTTATGCTAACAGCACCTATTATTAATCCAATTGTCATTTTTTCCACTTTTATCGCCTTTGGAAATTCGATGCAGTATGCTTTTTTGCGGGTAGTCGGTAGTTTAATTGTTGCTATGGTCATTGGTATTTGGCTGGCTTATTTCAACCAACAACCGATTATTAAAGACGCTACCCTACAACAAGCTGTAACCAATGTGAATAAAGGAGGGCATCACCACCATCATGAGGATGCTTCTAACTCAATGAGAAAGAAAAGCTTTGTGCAACAACTAGGACATGTATTGGAACATAGCGTTGATGAATTTTTTGATACTGGTCGCTACTTAATGATTGGTGGCTTAATCGCAGCTGCCATGCAAACGTATTTACCTACTGGAGTCATGTTAACACTCGGTTCAAACAAAGTCTTAGCAGTTTTCGTGATGCTCTTTTTGGCTTTGGCGATGTCTTTGTGCTCAGAAGCGGATGCTTTTATTGGTTCTTCATTGTTAAGCTTGTTTGGTACCGGTCCAGTTGTTGGTTTTTTGGTTTTTGGCCCCATGGTGGATATTAAAAATCTCTTAATGATGAATCGCTATTTTAGCACACGTTTTATCGCAAATTTCGTCGCAATTATTGTCGTTTGCGTTACAGGTTATGCATTGGTGGTGTCTTTATGA
- a CDS encoding thioredoxin family protein produces the protein MIQVKDFYTGLQQLNQEKLAIAYISQPGCSICVAVKPQLENRFEKDVPIYHFDGNKFPEVAGHFQALTAPLVVLLSHGKELSRSARFIDYPALTKIITTFSDEKPDYSKLFQ, from the coding sequence ATGATTCAAGTCAAAGATTTTTATACCGGGTTACAACAATTAAATCAAGAGAAATTAGCGATTGCGTATATTTCTCAGCCAGGGTGCAGCATTTGCGTAGCCGTCAAACCTCAATTGGAAAATCGTTTTGAAAAAGATGTTCCGATTTACCATTTTGATGGCAATAAATTTCCCGAAGTCGCTGGTCATTTTCAAGCGTTGACAGCGCCTTTAGTCGTCTTATTAAGCCACGGCAAAGAATTAAGCCGATCTGCTCGTTTCATCGATTACCCAGCCTTAACCAAAATTATCACAACATTTTCTGATGAGAAACCTGATTATTCTAAACTTTTCCAATAA
- a CDS encoding redox-sensing transcriptional repressor Rex: protein MKDHHIPKATAKRLPLYYRYLRILNNAGKQKVSSTELSEAVQVDSATIRRDFSYFGELGKRGYGYDVEALMNFFAKTLNEDHMTNVALVGVGNLGTALLKYKFHQSNSIRVSAAFDADEEITGRIIDGVPVYAMADMVEQIKIQEIDIAILTVPAEFAQGIVDELVAAGIKGILNFTPARLSAPKSVLIQNVDLTNELQTLIYFLHSQEGK from the coding sequence TTGAAAGATCATCATATTCCTAAGGCGACAGCGAAACGTTTGCCTTTATACTACCGCTATTTGCGGATTTTAAACAATGCTGGAAAACAAAAGGTTTCTTCAACGGAACTTAGTGAAGCGGTGCAAGTAGATAGTGCAACTATCCGTCGGGACTTTTCATATTTTGGTGAACTTGGTAAAAGAGGTTATGGTTATGATGTGGAAGCATTGATGAACTTCTTTGCAAAAACATTAAATGAAGATCATATGACCAATGTTGCGTTAGTCGGTGTTGGTAATCTAGGGACAGCCCTATTAAAATATAAATTCCATCAAAGCAATAGTATTCGTGTTAGTGCAGCTTTTGATGCAGATGAAGAAATTACTGGTCGAATCATTGATGGTGTTCCCGTTTATGCAATGGCTGATATGGTAGAGCAAATTAAAATTCAAGAAATTGATATAGCAATTTTAACTGTACCCGCCGAATTTGCTCAAGGGATAGTAGATGAATTAGTTGCAGCTGGAATTAAAGGTATTTTGAACTTCACGCCAGCTCGTCTTAGTGCACCTAAGAGTGTTTTAATTCAAAACGTGGACTTGACTAATGAATTGCAAACACTGATTTATTTTTTACATTCACAAGAAGGAAAATAA
- a CDS encoding ABC-F family ATP-binding cassette domain-containing protein, translating into MILLQANQIARLFGADVLFRNIHLEIASKARIGLVGRNGAGKSTLLKIIAGIEAPDEGNIAKNKTATLGYLAQDTGLASEATVWDEMLTAFEKVRQMEQRMRNLEVKISTSNPSGSDYESILKEYDKLQHDFADINGYGYENEIRSVLHGFQFDESFYQQKINNLSGGQKTRLALARMLLQKPDILILDEPTNHLDIETLSWLENYLQNYSGALLIVSHDRYFLDKVTNEIYELSRHKMTHYKGNYSRYLDLKAAQLASEWKAYEKQQQEINKLEDFVARNLVRASTTKRAQSRRKQLDKMERLDRPQGAEKSAHFLFHIDKVSGNVVLQLNDAAIGYSSNEILAQPVDLDIRRQDAIALVGPNGIGKSTLLKSLIGQLPFIRGEVQLGANVSIGYYDQGQANLNSNKTILQELWDDHPTTPELEIRNVLGSFLFSGEEVDKPINLLSGGEKARVALAKLAMDEENFLILDEPTNHLDIDNKEVLENALIDYEGTLLFVSHDRYFINRIATKVIELSPEGSRLFLGDYDYYLEKKKEEAEIAALLAAEENDTPIVVSAGKKNFQKSKEQQKLVRSLQRKISDIEQTMSQTDEIITQLETEMIKPDILADHKQLQELNEKLEIARAKQNELLEKWEELSLELEAYE; encoded by the coding sequence ATGATATTATTACAAGCAAATCAAATCGCCCGCCTTTTTGGTGCCGATGTTTTATTTCGCAATATTCATTTAGAGATTGCCTCAAAGGCTCGGATTGGCTTGGTGGGGCGTAATGGTGCCGGCAAGTCCACCTTGTTAAAAATTATTGCGGGAATTGAAGCGCCTGATGAAGGAAACATTGCAAAAAATAAGACAGCTACCTTAGGCTATCTCGCCCAAGATACAGGCTTAGCTTCAGAAGCAACTGTATGGGATGAAATGTTGACAGCGTTCGAAAAGGTTCGACAAATGGAACAACGAATGCGCAACCTAGAAGTTAAAATTTCTACAAGTAATCCTAGCGGTAGTGATTACGAAAGTATTTTAAAAGAATACGATAAGTTACAACACGATTTTGCCGATATTAACGGCTATGGTTACGAAAATGAAATTCGCTCCGTTTTACATGGTTTTCAATTTGATGAAAGCTTTTATCAGCAAAAGATTAATAATCTTTCTGGGGGACAAAAAACGCGCCTTGCTTTAGCACGCATGCTTTTGCAAAAACCTGATATTTTAATTTTAGACGAACCTACTAACCACTTAGACATTGAAACTTTAAGTTGGTTGGAGAACTATTTACAAAACTACAGCGGTGCGCTGCTTATCGTGTCTCACGACCGTTACTTTTTAGATAAAGTAACCAATGAAATTTACGAATTAAGTCGCCATAAAATGACTCACTACAAAGGAAATTACAGCCGCTACTTGGATTTAAAAGCCGCACAATTAGCCAGTGAGTGGAAAGCTTACGAAAAACAACAGCAAGAAATTAACAAATTAGAAGATTTTGTTGCACGAAATTTAGTCCGGGCCTCTACCACCAAACGAGCGCAAAGTCGCCGTAAACAATTGGACAAGATGGAGCGATTAGATCGACCGCAAGGAGCAGAAAAATCAGCACATTTTCTTTTCCACATTGATAAGGTTTCTGGCAATGTCGTTTTACAATTAAATGATGCGGCTATTGGCTACAGTTCCAATGAAATTCTAGCCCAACCGGTGGATCTGGACATTCGCCGCCAAGATGCGATTGCCTTGGTTGGCCCAAATGGAATCGGTAAATCAACCTTATTAAAATCTTTAATTGGACAACTCCCCTTTATTCGCGGTGAGGTACAATTAGGCGCAAATGTTTCCATTGGTTACTATGATCAAGGTCAAGCAAATTTAAACAGTAATAAAACGATTCTGCAAGAATTATGGGATGATCATCCTACAACTCCGGAATTAGAAATTCGTAATGTTCTCGGTAGTTTCTTGTTTTCTGGTGAAGAGGTAGATAAGCCAATCAATCTATTAAGTGGTGGAGAAAAAGCACGGGTTGCTTTAGCGAAGCTGGCAATGGATGAAGAAAACTTTTTAATCTTGGATGAGCCTACCAACCACTTGGATATTGACAATAAAGAAGTCTTGGAAAACGCCTTAATTGACTACGAGGGAACTTTACTTTTTGTTTCCCATGACCGCTACTTCATCAACCGAATTGCCACGAAAGTGATTGAACTTTCTCCAGAAGGTAGTCGTTTATTTTTAGGCGATTATGATTATTATTTAGAAAAGAAAAAAGAAGAAGCAGAAATTGCTGCCTTACTAGCTGCTGAAGAAAACGATACGCCTATTGTTGTATCAGCTGGTAAAAAAAACTTTCAAAAAAGTAAAGAACAACAAAAACTCGTCCGCAGTCTGCAACGGAAAATATCTGATATTGAACAAACAATGAGCCAAACAGATGAAATCATTACACAACTAGAAACTGAAATGATAAAACCAGATATTTTAGCCGATCATAAGCAATTACAAGAATTAAATGAGAAACTAGAAATAGCCCGTGCTAAGCAAAATGAACTATTGGAAAAATGGGAAGAATTAAGCCTTGAGCTAGAAGCATACGAATAA
- a CDS encoding putative metal homeostasis protein, translating to MEKTDLASAYRRLKSPNIKTRKRALKIIKEYKRDKIRTYYATN from the coding sequence ATGGAAAAAACAGATTTGGCGAGTGCCTATCGTCGCCTAAAAAGTCCTAATATTAAAACGCGTAAGCGTGCGTTAAAGATTATCAAAGAATATAAACGCGATAAAATAAGAACATATTATGCAACAAACTAA
- the rpmG gene encoding 50S ribosomal protein L33, whose amino-acid sequence MRQNIILECGETKERLYLTSKNKRNNPERLELKKYSPKLRRKVIFKEVK is encoded by the coding sequence ATGCGACAAAATATTATTTTGGAATGTGGCGAAACGAAAGAACGTTTGTATTTAACAAGTAAAAATAAACGTAATAATCCTGAACGTTTAGAACTAAAAAAATATTCTCCCAAGCTACGCCGCAAAGTAATTTTTAAAGAAGTAAAATAG
- the rpmF gene encoding 50S ribosomal protein L32: protein MAVPARKTSKMKKRLRRTHQNLKQPEISFDAATGDYRRSHRVSLKGYYKGRSVIADK from the coding sequence ATGGCAGTACCGGCACGGAAAACATCAAAAATGAAAAAACGGCTAAGACGAACACATCAAAATTTGAAACAACCAGAAATTTCTTTTGATGCAGCTACTGGAGACTACAGAAGATCCCATCGCGTTTCCTTAAAAGGATATTATAAAGGACGCAGCGTTATCGCTGACAAATAA
- the rpsN gene encoding 30S ribosomal protein S14, with product MAKKSKIAKAKKQEALIEKYAAQRMALKAAKDYVGLAKLPKDSNPNRLKLRDQIDGRPRAYMRKFGMSRINFRKLAHKGLIPGVKKASW from the coding sequence ATGGCGAAAAAATCAAAGATTGCCAAAGCAAAAAAACAAGAAGCCTTAATTGAAAAATACGCGGCGCAAAGAATGGCGTTAAAAGCAGCGAAAGATTACGTTGGTTTAGCCAAATTGCCAAAGGATTCAAACCCAAATCGCTTAAAGTTACGAGATCAAATTGATGGTCGTCCCCGCGCTTATATGCGTAAATTTGGGATGTCACGAATTAATTTTCGAAAATTAGCTCATAAAGGATTAATTCCTGGAGTAAAAAAAGCTAGTTGGTAA